From the Lactuca sativa cultivar Salinas chromosome 9, Lsat_Salinas_v11, whole genome shotgun sequence genome, the window tttaggtacccaagcttaTATACACATTGTAGGGTATATTTACTTTTTCTTAGATGAGAGttggggttgaagtttaagaacattgtaatgcatatatgatacaaaacgacggAGTACCGTGCATTTGGGTACCTAAGGTAATACACATtgtagggtatatatatatatatatatatatatatatatatatatatatatatatatatatatatatatatatatatatatatatatacccataAAGGTATATAAGCTTGGGTACCAAACTCGTCATACTACATCGTTTTGTGTCATATATGTAACGTAATCGTCCAAAGTTCTTtaaattcaacttctaacttgattaatttcaatatttttataaatttgactattatctttctcttacaaaattttcattttcacctATAACATATATAGTCTGATAGGTGTTCGGCAGAAAGATGTGTTGTAAGAGGAAAATAAtgaaatttcaaaaaatttaaaaataaaccaagTTAGGGGTTAATATTTAAGAAGATTATAATGTATATTCGATACAAAacgacatattgtgttgggtttacgtacctaagcttatatacctttaacaagtatatatatatatatatatatatatatatatatatatatatatatatatatatatatatatatatatatatatatatatatatatatatatatatatatactagtcgttTAACCGCGCCAAACGATATGTGCGAATAGTTTCTTTTAACATTTATTTCTATTCGGAAACATGAATGATTGAGCATCAAGTTTTGATACAATGGTAATGAAAATGTAAACCCTAAGAACTCCCAAACAATGAAATTTAATCTGTTTTGGAAGATGATAACTTGTAATTTGGAAACTGACGTATTTATGTCGATAATTTGGgtttaaaacaaaaatataatgcTTTCTTAGTTAAAAAATTATGTGAATTACTTTTATGTGATCAAAATTCTATTTGAATTTTGAGTACGAATTAACTACGTAAACCTAAAACAACAtatattcatttttgtttttttcctCTACATTTCCATAATGAATACGAATTAGTTTTACCGTGTTCTCTTTTAATATgtgaatatatatttatataaatatttattaatgaaTTGTAAGTACAAGTATAATGAATCTTCAAATGGCCATAACAATGATTTAAGTGACTACATTTTTATCTTACATTTTATTTTaattggtgttatttgtttctcaCTTTTTGGTTATTAAAAAGTCAAAAAGGTTAAAATATTGGTTATTATAATTTCTTGAATATAATGACAACCTTTTATAtctttactattatataaagcaTTTTAGAcatttcttgaaatttaagaaGTACCAAACCTACTATATCATGTACAATCAACTTATGCTTACCATTCAATACACATTACATTTGTATATTTAGTAGGTTGAAAATCTTAATTGATATCAAATCTATAACCATTATATCATGGTGTTTGTATATTTAGTAGGTTGAAAATCTTAAATACGGGTGAGCATGGCCGGTGTAGGGCAAGGGCAAGCTGGGTAGTGGAACAGGACCCAAAAATTTTAGGGgcctttttttctatttttttccttttttttaactTAGGCGCTTCAATCGTTCTTCCTCCTTCGACCTCCTTCTTCACCATCTTGCGCCGTAAGATCTCATGTTTCCAATAGACCACGATCACTAGTCCTCGATTACCACCATTATACCTTTAACCATGCCTAAATCTAAACCAACAGTCATAACTCCCAGAAGAAAACCAGTTTCAAACACACCAATGGGATTACTCCTCTGACCCAATTACGCATCAATGTTCAAAACGATTCGATTCATCAACAAAAGCTTATCAAACTCCTGAGTTCTTCAAATTAAACCAAGCTTGAACATCAATTCTAAGAAATTTGTAAGCCCTACTTCCTTTCTGCTTCTTAGAAATTATTTCTTTTTAGTTTTCTGATAAGGATTGTGCAATTGATTCTGAGGTTTTTAATTGACTTTGATTTCGGTAGTGTTGGGTAGTGTTAAATAACACTTCATAAAAAATGCTTTTGTTAAGAACGTGGCTCGTAGCAGATGGTGTCCAATGAATAGTTTAAAATAACAAGAAAAGTTTCCATGCCAAACACATGATGATAATCCTTGAGCTTGAAGATCCGGGGTTAGCTCATCATTTGCaagcttttgaggtaaaaagctcacatCATGATAATCcatgatgctagatctagttatgttgttattatatgtatttaaagTCCTTGGATTGATTGATGAGCTTCTCGGATCACTCTAGAAGCATTGGTGTTAGATCTAGACTTCTTTTGGTCCCcttagtcataaaaatgcaaactttatggtgtatCTTGgaccatgcatgtgttaagacctttgttaagctctttttgagctcttgagccccaatgagccatgCATGTGCGTAAAGTTGCCTACTTTATGTGATTAATGGTCTTATAGAATCACATCTGAGAGTTTGACTTGAAGTCccaatggattaagtgcttattgaaGTGGGGTGGTCAAttgaggagtacgttgggcgtaccaagctggtacgttgcacgtactaGCCCCAGAgggagtacgctaagtgtacgagCTGAGTACGTCCTGCGTACTTAGCAGGTGGGCTTCGGATTTTGGGCTTCTTACTTTTGGGCTAATATTTAGACATTATGAGGttagggccttgttgggccatcagaatattctactagatttgtcagatatgtaaaatattctaatattctactaaaatatgaaaaaaaaaatatatttcttttattttctattgattttttttggtacttttttggaaaatataaatgatgaaagtaatatttgaaattttttttttgaaaattttcaattattttgtattttaaaaatgtttttttatatacaAATAAGTGGGTAGGATTGAATCTcacagtctcacaaaattaagtccgtctcacattaacctaaccatatatatatatatatatatatatatatatatatatatatatatatatatatatatatatatatatatatatatatatatattatatatatatatatatagcctaataaataaaaatcaattttgtcaaatgtcatgttctcattgaatttgacacatatcattttctaagagtttttgaattatttcttttgcacttgtcattttttaaaatttttcNNNNNNNNNNNNNNNNNNNNNNNNNNNNNNNNNNNNNNNNNNNNNNNNNNNNNNNNNNNNNNNNNNNNNNNNNNNNNNNNNNNNNNNNNNNNNNNNNNNNNNNNNNNNNNNNNNNNNNNNNNNNNNNNNNNNNNNNNNNNNNNNNNNNNNNNNNNNNNNNNNNNNNNNNNNNNNNNNNNNNNNNNNNNNNNNNNNNNNNNNNNNNNNNNNNNNNNNNNNNNNNNNNNNNNNNNNNNNNNNNNNNNNNNNNNNNNNNNNNNNNNNNNNNNNNNNNNNNNNNNNNNNNNNNNNNNNNNNNNNNNNNNNATACATGCAAAATATGCAAAATGAGAGTGACGATTAAATAATCAAAATCACTAGTCCCTCTATATATACCCCTTCACTCCAAAACCCTTTACAACCAAAACCCCataaagagagagagatagagatgtCGGCAATGGAGACGGTGGTGTCTCGGTCACCAGCCTGCAGTGGTAGTGGTAGCGGTAGCAGCAGGTGGTGTCCGACACCAGAGCAGGTAATGCTGTTAGAAGGAATGTATAGGGCAGGTCTAAAAACACCGACTGCAACGCAGATACAGCAAATAACTTCACGACTCTCTCTATACGGCAGAATCCAAGGAAAAAACGTGTTTTATTGGTTTCAAAATCATAAAGCTAGAGATCGGCAAAAGCTTAGAAAGAAGTTAATGGCGATTTATCAACACCAACGGCTTTCCTCCCCTTACAACTCACCTTACCATCATCCCTATGCACTCCAGGTAACCTACTCAATTCTTTTTGTATGTTTAAAGCGTTAAAATGGTTGAAACTTTTACATTAATTGATACATTGTAAGTTTATATCTTACATTAAAACATATGaggctaatctctctctctctctctctctcttttctttttttaatttaattttattgtgTGTTTGTGGATTTCTAGTAAATGCAAAAAGAGGTCCTTAAAATTGGTTTGTTTGGGTTTCTTATGGATGAAATATTGCCTCGCCTGTAATCCTGTTGTGTCTGTTTTGTTTGGCCTTGTtctaaataaaagataaaaatacttgagagtttttgtgtttgtttttggtTTCTTTGGTATTAAAAAGTTTTTATATTCGAGCGTACTAACCTAGTTAGGGTTTTTGATGTATTTGAACCGTTTAATATTCAAATAGCAACGtttatctttaaaaattcatatgcCAAATGCGTCGCTGACAAAATATACATGATTTATCTTTAGAAACTCAAACCCATCACACGATTTCGcataatatcaaataaattttaatagCATTGCTTACAAGTGTATAATACTATTTAGTGGGACATGCATGCAAGATGATTAAAATATTTATACTAGTTAATTGGTAAATTCTAAATAGTTTACTTTCGAATAAGAGTTTTTATAATAAATGAGTGTATTTAAAACAGAACCAGGTTCACAAGATGTATCTTTTTTTGGAGAAAATAATATCAATATGAAagaattaaaaattcaaaaacaaagagGGGAGCACTACAATTTCAAAATTAATTCAGTCACAAACTTACGCTCTTGATCTGTGATTGCAATAAACGCATATATATGAGCACGTGAATATCTgttttatataatataaataaccttgctcttaattttctttatatataaaGTTTGTAATTATCATAACCACTCATGGCATACATACAGGGTGATTTTGGTGTAGTCGAAGATACATCAATCTGCAAGGACAGTGTCAACAAACGGAAGGTTGATCAGACCTGCAGCAAGGAGGTCATATGTGATTGCCCACTCATGCCAGTGATGATGATGGAGAGTACAAGTCAATATTGCACAAGAGTACCACCCAAAACCCTACAACTCTTCCCGACCACAACCACTGCCACCAGTCTCAAAGACGATCTGTGCACCACCTCTAAACCCTAGTAAACCTAAATGAAATGGACAAGACAGAAACCTTTGACGTTAGGGTTAGGTTTTCAAGAAGATTTAAATAAAGCAATTCTTTCTTTAGGATATCAAATCAAATTAATTcccagtagtagtgttgtaaggtCGTTTTTGTAAGGACTTGTATATAGTGTAATAAAGATTGTACCGTGACATATGGTGTTGTGACTTGTGGGTTTCTGTTATGTCACTAGACATTTGCATGCCATCAGTAGTAGTACTATATAAAGAAAGATGAAAGATCTGAATTGCCATAGAGTCTAGCATTTAGTGATGGAATTGAAATGTCCATTTCACAAACTTGGGATATGCATTGGGATTGCGGAAAGCTTTTGTGTTTGGTTAATTCAACTCCTGTTTTATGTTCTTTTaacttttgaataaaaaaaaatcaggtaATCTTTCAACTCTTGTGATATAGAGATAGCTATGGACTTTACGTAGAACGTTATTTAGATATGTATCCAACGAACTCTAAGCATTCTAATTGGACGATTACGGAAACTATACAATTTGAATTGATGAAACCACATATACGACATTAGACAATTAGACAAACAGTACCTGAGGAAGCTGGCAAAGGTTCAGATGGTCGATCAGTACTTTATGATTTGCATAGACATGTCTTGGGAAGAAGTCAGGCCAAATTGACTTGTGTTTTAAGTTTTGTCAGCAAGCAAAGTAAAGTCAAATTGCAATGCATGCAAAATATACACCAATAAGAAAACCCACCTACAAAATGTAAAAAACTTTCACTTACTTTTTAGAATTTAAAAAGCGAAAACAGGTCATAATAAATGTCTAGCATAAGTCGTTAATGTAGGTTAACGAAAAATCAAactatgaaatatatatatatatatatatatatatatatatatatatatatatatatatatatatatatatatatatatatatatatatatatatatatatatatatatatatatatatatatatatatatatatatatatatatatatatgacaaaattacataaattgtCCTTGTGGTTGACAAAATCGATCAATTATAGTCCTTATGACGAATTCTTTACACAGATGGTCCCCGTGGTTTTAAAATCTTGCAAAGACAGTTCTTTTGACTAACGGCGTTAACTTTTTCAGTTAAATCCTATGTGAAatgacatatttgcccttggcataGGGACGATTTATGTAATTTGTTtctaccacaaggaccatttatgtaattttctctattgtttattattgtttttatttattttaattatatatttaaggatttatatttgtttaaatttattgtttgatattatatatatatatatatatatatatatatatatatatatatatatatatatatatatatatatatatatatatatatataattttaaccttttgctcaaattattttttctaatctttttgacattttcttcaagaaaatttattaatgttttttttattttgacgttttattcgaatattatttatttattattatttttttattgacGTTATGTTCGAATATATCTTTCAACATTtagtatgtttatatttgttaatgGATTTCATGGCTATTGTAATTATAATTCGTAACTTAATTCAAACATTTAGTATGTTTATATTTTGacgtttatattttttaattcaaatatttaaCTATATAAGGTTGTATAGTTATTATTTTTGTAAactaatttattaatattttttataaaaaaagtgtAAAATGTTTGTTAAACATGAATATGATTAATGGTAGACATAGACTAAGCTGGGATCGCCTCACAACGTTGCCGAGAATGACCAGGTCATTTCACATTGGatttaaatgtaattatttcgagttattttttttgtttttagcagTGTTGTAAAAAATCTCAACTAGGTCCCTATTAATCTCTGATTAATCCATAAGCGCTACTTAACCGATTAGAGGGCCCCTTGCGATTAATCCCTATCTTGAAAATGACGGAATCTGTAGAAAaagatgaaattttaacacttgaATAAGTtctatctcaatagaaactatttgatgaatgattagtgttgtattaatcatattaaccaatTTAATATGATATCAGTGGTAATTACGAACTTTGTTATGATAGTAGTCatattatgttttttaaaattcaacgATATAGCAATTAATGATCCCCGATTAATCCATCGATTAATCCTCGCCTAGCCTATTAATCTCTTAACCTCAGTCCACCGACTAACAAACATCTAGCATTTTTTACAACCATGGTTTTTAGATATTTTATGCATATTTAAGTTATACAGATTTCGATTAGCCTATGTATAGCCTGACTTCCATTTCGAATTCCGATTATTATGTGTATTCCAATTAGCCTATCGATATTAATCATATTCAAGTTTAACAAACCtttttacactttttttttacaaaaaacgtTTATAAAAATTTTACAAAAATAATACTCATACaacattatatgttttatatagttaaatatatgtattaaaaataataactatATATCCTTATCTatattaaaataaacaaaaaaaaacatcattgtATGTGAAGTAAGTTATGAATTACGATTACGGTGACCATAAATTcttcaaaaatattaaaaaaaaaactaataaaaacattatatatatatatatatatatatatatatatatatatatatatatatatatatatatatatatatattagaacaaAATGTACAAGAATTAGAAAAAATTATTCCAATAGAACATCATAAACAtcaataaatatatttgaaaaaacataaaaaaataagaacaactttttttgaaaaaaacgtTAAAAAATATTagtgaaaaaaatatataaaaaaacataaaacaatatattcaaacaaaaccttaaaaatatctaaatcctaaaatatataaataaattaagtaaaaacaataataaataatagagaaaattacataaatggtccctatagcaggaacaaattacataaatggtccctatgctgGAAGGACAAATATGTCATTTCACATGACACTTAACTGAAAATGTTAATGTCGTTAGTCCAAAGGACCGTCTCCGCAAGATTtagaaaccatagggaccatctgtGTAAAGAATTCGTCATAAGGACCATAGTTGGTCGATTTTGTCAACCacgaggaccatttatgtaattttgtctatatatatatatatatatatatatatatatatatatatatatatatatatatatatatatatatatatatatatatatatatatatatatatgagtaaattacacgaatggtccctatggtttagggtaatttgcgcatttggtccctaacttatttttttaactcggaaggtccctattgtttgtttttgttacgcgcttggtctctgtcttacctaaaaagccTATTTttccattgattttttaatttatttaaataaacacaccaccAACCTAatccccctcaccttaccttagttaccccaccatttttcctatttaaataatagtatttttaggtaagataagGACTAAGCACGTAACAAAAAAAACGGTACGGACCAAtggcataacaaaaacaaacaatagggactttccgagttaaaaaaatatgctagggaccaaacgtgcaaattaccccaaaccataaggaccattcgtgtagttCACTcactccatctctctctctctctctctctctctttctatatatatatatatatatatatatatatatatatatatatatatatatatatagagagagagagagagagaaagaattaaGTTTATATATAATCTCTATCTACTGTGTCAACATATGACTAATTTGACCAATCAATAAATATGAACATTATAGGAAATctactaattaattaattaactatCCAAAATTATAAGACTAATTTTTGAGTTAAATTTATAGTCTTTAT encodes:
- the LOC111900345 gene encoding WUSCHEL-related homeobox 3, with translation MSAMETVVSRSPACSGSGSGSSRWCPTPEQVMLLEGMYRAGLKTPTATQIQQITSRLSLYGRIQGKNVFYWFQNHKARDRQKLRKKLMAIYQHQRLSSPYNSPYHHPYALQGDFGVVEDTSICKDSVNKRKVDQTCSKEVICDCPLMPVMMMESTSQYCTRVPPKTLQLFPTTTTATSLKDDLCTTSKP